One genomic segment of Belonocnema kinseyi isolate 2016_QV_RU_SX_M_011 chromosome 2, B_treatae_v1, whole genome shotgun sequence includes these proteins:
- the LOC117167445 gene encoding cytochrome B5-like protein — MSHERHLRDTASSPEDSILDKMDLLRSTFRALNLHGPEAEDDFSIQQLGNERTTPVLENENGNFETRKDFKDQMRKQSRKQSREEDEKLETISLADVAWHDTSDDCWIAIYDYVYNCTDFVKNHPGGQDILLEYAGRDATLAFIGTGHSKEAKQILQRYLIGELPPEERIFRIPGGVKIVDY; from the coding sequence GGAAGACAGCATTCTGGATAAGATGGATCTATTGAGGTCGACCTTTAGAGCCCTGAATTTGCACGGGCCAGAAGCAGAGGACGATTTCTCCATCCAGCAACTTGGGAATGAGAGAACGACTCCAGTTCTGGAAAATGAAAAtgggaattttgaaacaagaaaggaTTTCAAGGATCAGATGAGAAAGCAAAGTAGAAAACAAAGTCGAGAAGAGGATGAAAAGCTGGAAACAATTTCCCTCGCAGATGTAGCCTGGCACGACACGTCCGACGATTGTTGGATAGCCATTTACGACTATGTCTACAATTGTACGGATTTCGTCAAGAACCATCCTGGTGGACAGGACATTCTGCTTGAGTATGCTGGACGGGATGCCACTCTAGCATTCATTGGTACCGGACACTCTAAGGAAGCCAAACAGATTCTCCAGAGATACCTAATTGGAGAACTTCCTCCAGAAGAAAGGATATTTCGAATTCCTGGTGGTGTCAAAATTGTTGATtactaa